One part of the Engraulis encrasicolus isolate BLACKSEA-1 chromosome 17, IST_EnEncr_1.0, whole genome shotgun sequence genome encodes these proteins:
- the LOC134466876 gene encoding trichohyalin-like, which yields MPQQELYKRKMEEMRRELALTRGDIKIMRTEAEHQMDAQWQLMEQAMGLWKELEGRRAEAQQKEVQLKQTLTKDRKKSLLDKARALRKKQEEEREAQEKKTINLEERLVTLEQEKREAPVANILGEAQLQRRKALIKKARALREKQEREREAQQHKIDNLEARIAALELQKRVDNSQMTGEKVISKVLLETSHKGAVGAKEDHVVIDIEGAIGAKADHVVIDIEGASDGQAENSQGQKLTSTLRWISKMLGFGGH from the coding sequence ATGCCACAGCAGGAGTTATACAAAAGAAAGATGGAGGAAATGCGGCGAGAGCTTGCTTTGACGAGGGGAGACATCAAGATCATGAGAACGGAGGCTGAGCACCAAATGGATGCTCAATGGCAGCTCATGGAGCAAGCGATGGGACTGTGGAAGGAGctggagggaaggagagcagaggCCCAACAAAAAGAGGTACAGCTCAAACAGACACTGACAAAAGACAGGAAGAAGTCCCTATTGGATAAAGCCCGAGCCCTGAGAAAGAAgcaagaggaagaaagggaagcgCAAGAGAAGAAGACAATAAATCTGGAGGAAAGGCTGGTCACcttggagcaggagaagagggaggCACCTGTAGCCAACATCCTTGGTGAAGCACAGCTCCAAAGGAGAAAGGCTTTAATAAAGAAAGCCAGGGCCCTGAGGGAAAagcaggaacgagagagagaggcgcaacAGCACAAGATCGACAATCTGGAGGCAAGGATTGCAGCTCTGGAGCTGCAAAAGAGAGTGGACAACAGCCAGATGACAGGAGAGAAAGTCATCTCAAAAGTCCTCCTTGAAACAAGCCACAAAGGAGCTGTTGGAGCAAAGGAAGACCATGTGGTTATTGATATAGAAGGAGCCATTGGAGCAAAGGCAGACCATGTGGTTATTGATATAGAGGGAGCCAGTGACGGCCAGGCTGAAAACTCTCAGGGCCAAAAGCTAACATCTACGCTGAGGTGGATCTCCAAGATGTTGGGCTTTGGAGGCCACTGA